The region TATGTAGTTGGCTCTCCTTATATCCACCCATTTTTCAAATTCAGCGTGGTCAGAATTCATGACTGTGAAATTTCTAGAATGGTGGGGTTCACATAGATCTGAAAGGTAGTGTATAGCCCTCCCAAGTGATGCCATTGCGTATTTCATATCTCTATAGTAATTAAGTGCAGCTTCATTAGCCCAGTATATGAATCGGGTTCTAGCTGTAGGTTCTGATGCCCCTGTATAATTTCGTGCAGTTGTAGGATCATAGAAATGCCCTGCATAGGTTCCACCGTCATTTTCATATTTATCTGGCCAATCTGAATTTTGCATCATAATAATACCACAATCCCCTTTATAAAATACATCATATCCAATACTATTTTCAAGCATGAGTATAGCCCGAGCAGCTATAAATTGGTGCGTATGGTTTACTCCACCGCCTTTCCATTGTATAGTTGCACCACCCCTATTTTTTACATCATTTCGCCAATGAAAATCTATCCCTTCTCCGACTAGACCGTCACCTCCATTTGCAATATGGTATATCAAATTTCTTTCACTTGACACATAAAACACT is a window of Xylanivirga thermophila DNA encoding:
- a CDS encoding zinc dependent phospholipase C family protein, which gives rise to MSSERNLIYHIANGGDGLVGEGIDFHWRNDVKNRGGATIQWKGGGVNHTHQFIAARAILMLENSIGYDVFYKGDCGIIMMQNSDWPDKYENDGGTYAGHFYDPTTARNYTGASEPTARTRFIYWANEAALNYYRDMKYAMASLGRAIHYLSDLCEPHHSRNFTVMNSDHAEFEKWVDIRRANYIRTYLPKYGNDYLDTWSQWLEKIADLCASSGRIVKWNFLLSASIRDYDAAAKITLGMAQEYAVIFLTCFLNEVGQI